In Rhizophagus irregularis chromosome 30, complete sequence, a genomic segment contains:
- a CDS encoding uncharacterized protein (SECRETED:cutsite_VVA-GI; SECRETED:prob_0.5554); SECRETED:SignalP(1-24) encodes MTHYSVVSFSLLLFILLTISNVVAGIKFDLVATPSNAITPKCVSQYVSNGTLVVVTVKAGIGYNQRVDAEITDNSSSHNEYGRKRDIDGESRMPFTTHTDADISVCLTNILDDGFRPDPKYHRTIDLDIDVGAEAIDYNALAQAEKLKPMEAELRKLEQVVQEIVDEMEYLRRREARMRDTNESTNERVKWFSLGSMFVLVGLGAWQIFYLKKFFQKKRLID; translated from the exons ATGACACATTATTCAGTAGTTTCCTTTTCCTTACtcttatttattcttttaaccATATCTAATGTAGTAGCGGGAATAAAATTCGATCTTGTGGCAACTCCTTCAAATGCAATAACACCGAAATGTGTTTCGCAATACGTTTCTAACGGTACTTTAGTAGTAGTCACAGTTAAGGCTGGAATTGGCTACAACCAGAGAGTTGATGCAGAG ataaCTGATAATAGTTCTTCTCATAACGAATACGGACGTAAAAGAGATATAGATGGAGAATCTCGTATGCCTTTTACTACACATACTGACGCGGATATTTCGGTttgtttaacaaatattttagatgaCG GATTCCGTCCTGACCCAAAATATCATCGTACAATTGATTTGGATATTGATGTAGGTGCTGAAGCTATTGATTATAATGCATTAGCTCAGGCCGAAAAGTTAAAACCTATGGAAGctgaattaagaaaattagaaCAAGTTGTTCAAGAAATTGTTGATGAAATGGAATATTTACGGAGACGTGAAGCAAGAATGAGAGATACAAATG AATCTACAAATGAACGTGTCAAATGGTTTAGTCTTGGCAGTATGTTTGTACTCGTAGGTTTAGGAGCTTGGCAAATTTTCTATCTCAAGAAATTCTTCCAGAAAAAGagattaattgattaa